DNA sequence from the Bacteroidota bacterium genome:
CGCTGAATATTAAAATTACAACGAAGGCAGATTGGGATTTGGCCTGTATAATATGGCCGGCGTGGCAACAGGAAAAGTGAACAGGAAGAGCAAGACGCGTTGTTGCGGTCCATATTCAGATAACGAACTTCCCTAAAGCTCATGCGCATTGGATACGGCTATGACGTACACAGATTGGTCGAAGGCCGGCCGTTAATCCTTGGGGGCATTGAGGTGCCTTTCGAAAAGGGGCTATTGGGGCATTCAGACGCAGACGTACTGCTACACGCCATCTCAGATGCCCTGCTGGGTGCCGCTGCCTTGGGAGACATTGGCAAACATTTTCCTGATACAGATGCAGAATGGGAGGGAGCTGATAGTAAAGAATTGTTGCGTGAGGTTGCAATCCTCGTTGCGCGCGAAGGATTTAAGATTTCAAATGTGGATGCAACAGTAGCGATGCAGCAGC
Encoded proteins:
- the ispF gene encoding 2-C-methyl-D-erythritol 2,4-cyclodiphosphate synthase, with translation MRIGYGYDVHRLVEGRPLILGGIEVPFEKGLLGHSDADVLLHAISDALLGAAALGDIGKHFPDTDAEWEGADSKELLREVAILVAREGFKISNVDATVAMQQPKLRPYIDEMRRCIAGILGLYVDEVSVKATTTEQMGFVGTGEGVAAHAVCLLLPA